From the Gemmatimonas sp. UBA7669 genome, one window contains:
- a CDS encoding PP2C family protein-serine/threonine phosphatase → MSTASIETLAFVRPRDDELDLFGITHPGKVRSSNQDQFLLCTVHPQVVVHGTSLSDTSAISLRGERVATVMLVADGVGGSADGTEASRLATIAVTEYFASAMKCWHAAGASSDQEFTDALRLAAVEAHRRVKERSATAFEGRKMATTLSVGIVVWPWLYVVQVGDSRCYHYQDGQLRQVTRDQTLAQEMIDRGALTPERAHNSPLNHVLSSAIGADEALPELSRVDVSQRGCITLLCSDGLTKHVSDAEIAEECARMTNCEQLCRALMQRALDGGGSDNVTIVAGRALPLE, encoded by the coding sequence ATGAGCACTGCGTCCATAGAAACTCTGGCCTTCGTTCGTCCACGTGACGATGAACTGGATCTGTTTGGCATCACCCATCCGGGCAAGGTGCGCAGCAGCAACCAGGACCAGTTTCTGCTCTGCACGGTGCACCCACAGGTGGTGGTGCACGGCACCAGTCTGAGTGATACCTCCGCCATCAGTCTGCGCGGAGAGCGCGTGGCCACAGTCATGCTCGTGGCCGACGGCGTGGGCGGCAGTGCCGACGGAACCGAAGCCAGCCGACTCGCCACCATCGCGGTGACCGAGTATTTCGCCTCGGCCATGAAGTGCTGGCACGCGGCGGGCGCCTCGAGCGATCAGGAATTCACCGACGCCTTGCGGCTGGCCGCCGTGGAAGCACACCGGCGTGTGAAGGAGCGCTCGGCCACGGCCTTCGAAGGGCGCAAGATGGCCACCACACTGTCGGTGGGCATTGTGGTATGGCCCTGGCTGTACGTGGTGCAAGTGGGCGACAGCCGCTGCTATCACTACCAGGACGGACAGCTGCGTCAGGTCACACGCGACCAGACCCTGGCGCAGGAGATGATCGACCGCGGTGCGCTCACTCCCGAGCGCGCGCACAACTCGCCGCTCAATCATGTCTTGTCGAGCGCCATTGGTGCCGACGAAGCCTTGCCGGAGCTTTCACGGGTCGACGTGTCGCAGCGCGGCTGCATTACGCTGCTGTGCAGTGATGGGCTCACCAAGCACGTGAGCGATGCGGAGATTGCCGAGGAGTGCGCGCGCATGACGAACTGCGAGCAGCTCTGCCGGGCCCTGATGCAGCGCGCGCTTGATGGCGGGGGCAGCGACAACGTCACCATCGTGGCGGGGCGTGCGCTGCCGCTGGAGTAG
- a CDS encoding winged helix-turn-helix domain-containing protein, whose protein sequence is MKDGEAKENGPLSAIVLRRSTRQLIGPTGRVVDLPWLTMQLLIALGDHAPLFVDPRSLQELVWPDTHISPDALKQRVRLARQSLREAGYDPAVLDSVRGEGYALRLPLTEPGSETTPVAMVEAKPAAPLPVEHSAAPRASSTYQTTWWRRWRIAIMAALIFSAAVVAERLGTLGRSEAASEVARGTVPAPAIGPVPVRVALLRDLSSDTVVDRALESVLQSARRSMSAHADVLLVPRAPGGACADGPPVHLCAHITGDAREVRLDVTDLRSGTALVLGNWPLPATEGDVLANSAEAAQLAVLLSPGALRWIGEPTGRGDREFGTLLRAVRAATGCDGVAWRDAVRALDATAERAPQFHVARALRALLVAAIVDSPSVGRADSSAMAAGLGDVEALLRDDPNQMLAHAARWLAAARQLPPSEVSTAREAELSAEFRRIRRLSPGVAWLSEHLRSCSSREGGNPD, encoded by the coding sequence GTGAAGGACGGTGAAGCGAAGGAAAACGGCCCGTTGTCGGCCATTGTGCTGCGCCGAAGCACGCGTCAACTCATAGGGCCCACGGGTCGTGTGGTGGACCTGCCCTGGCTGACGATGCAGCTGCTGATCGCGCTGGGCGATCACGCGCCCCTATTTGTGGATCCGCGGAGTTTGCAGGAATTGGTGTGGCCGGATACACACATTTCACCTGACGCGCTCAAACAGCGCGTACGGCTCGCTCGGCAGTCGTTGCGTGAGGCCGGCTACGATCCCGCCGTCCTCGACTCGGTGCGTGGTGAGGGCTATGCCCTGCGGCTGCCGCTGACAGAACCGGGTAGCGAGACGACGCCCGTTGCCATGGTTGAAGCAAAGCCGGCGGCCCCCCTCCCGGTGGAGCACAGTGCGGCCCCGCGCGCCAGCAGTACCTACCAAACGACCTGGTGGAGACGTTGGCGCATTGCGATCATGGCGGCGCTCATCTTTTCCGCTGCGGTGGTTGCCGAGCGTCTTGGCACTTTGGGGCGGAGTGAAGCAGCGAGCGAAGTCGCGCGGGGGACCGTGCCGGCCCCGGCCATCGGTCCGGTCCCGGTAAGAGTGGCGCTGCTGCGCGATCTGTCCAGCGACACGGTGGTGGACCGCGCACTCGAGTCCGTGTTGCAGAGTGCTCGGCGCAGCATGTCCGCTCATGCCGACGTGCTGTTGGTGCCGCGCGCTCCAGGCGGTGCCTGCGCCGACGGTCCACCGGTGCACCTTTGCGCACACATTACCGGCGACGCACGTGAGGTTCGTCTCGATGTGACCGACCTCAGGAGCGGCACCGCGCTCGTGCTTGGCAACTGGCCCCTGCCTGCCACCGAAGGCGATGTCCTCGCCAATAGTGCCGAAGCGGCGCAATTGGCGGTGCTGCTCTCACCCGGTGCGCTGCGCTGGATTGGCGAGCCAACGGGGCGTGGGGACCGTGAATTCGGGACCCTGCTACGTGCAGTGAGGGCGGCCACTGGCTGCGACGGCGTAGCCTGGCGAGACGCGGTTCGCGCGCTCGACGCCACGGCAGAACGGGCGCCGCAGTTTCATGTGGCGCGTGCACTCAGGGCGCTGTTGGTGGCGGCGATCGTCGACTCCCCGTCGGTCGGGCGTGCGGACTCCAGTGCCATGGCCGCCGGGCTTGGTGATGTAGAGGCCCTGCTGCGCGACGATCCCAACCAGATGCTGGCGCATGCGGCGCGCTGGCTGGCGGCTGCGAGGCAACTGCCACCGAGCGAGGTGAGCACGGCACGCGAGGCCGAGTTGTCGGCGGAGTTCCGGCGGATACGCCGGCTGTCGCCTGGGGTGGCATGGCTGAGCGAGCACCTGAGGTCCTGTTCGTCCCGGGAGGGCGGCAATCCCGATTGA
- a CDS encoding serine hydrolase domain-containing protein, which yields MATVAPAVLCPPTIARAQESKGSRPTAAALAAAVNALAERAMQAELTPALGLAITMDGRTVYERAFGMADVSARIPANGNTLWYVASTSKSFTGFAVSLLADAGRLSFDSPIATLLPSARWPNGVNAERLTLAEFLSHTHNLNDVAVTLNAAFTGIQAESAWPGLLQYATVRATPELVYSNLGYNVAAMVIDRLEPRGWREWMARSVYVPAGMRQTFAHVNGLNSRRIAKPHQLTATGAFATAPFFKVDATMNSAGGHLSTLGDLARWTIVQMDSGRIDGRQVFRASAVARSHALIARHTRPAGRRYAYFDREGWAAGWDIGHYEGERMVSRFGGYHSFRSHLSFLPARRIGVVAVSTGDPGAALTDVLAAYAYDLEAGRVDAEQRATARLDSVVARRAQLVQAAQAQDSVRRVRRALKLPVPLSAYVGRYASATLGSFEVAQDERTQELQYRWGAVHGTLVPQDTSGEAFRMAFVGDEMGLSFLRSTDGAVTELRLNGQRFVRALHPMR from the coding sequence ATGGCTACCGTAGCGCCCGCCGTGCTCTGTCCGCCCACGATTGCTCGGGCACAGGAATCCAAAGGATCGCGTCCCACAGCCGCAGCGCTTGCCGCCGCTGTCAACGCCCTGGCCGAACGTGCCATGCAGGCCGAACTCACGCCCGCGTTGGGCCTCGCCATCACCATGGATGGCCGCACGGTGTACGAGCGTGCCTTTGGCATGGCCGATGTCTCGGCGCGCATACCCGCCAATGGCAACACGCTGTGGTATGTGGCGTCCACCAGCAAGTCGTTCACCGGCTTCGCGGTGAGTCTTCTGGCCGACGCCGGCCGTTTGTCATTTGACTCACCAATTGCCACGCTTCTGCCCTCGGCGCGCTGGCCCAACGGCGTGAACGCCGAGCGACTCACGTTGGCCGAGTTTTTGAGTCACACGCACAATCTCAATGACGTGGCCGTGACACTCAACGCCGCGTTCACCGGCATTCAAGCGGAGTCCGCATGGCCCGGGCTTCTGCAATACGCCACGGTGCGCGCAACGCCGGAACTGGTGTACAGCAACCTCGGCTACAATGTGGCCGCCATGGTCATCGACCGGCTGGAACCGCGCGGATGGCGCGAGTGGATGGCACGTTCCGTGTATGTACCCGCTGGCATGCGGCAAACGTTTGCGCATGTGAACGGCCTGAATTCGCGACGCATTGCCAAGCCGCACCAGCTCACGGCTACAGGCGCTTTCGCAACCGCCCCATTCTTCAAGGTGGACGCCACCATGAACTCGGCCGGCGGCCATCTCAGTACACTGGGTGATCTCGCGCGCTGGACCATCGTGCAGATGGACAGCGGCCGCATTGATGGCCGCCAGGTGTTTCGTGCATCGGCGGTGGCGCGCAGTCACGCACTCATCGCTCGACACACGCGGCCAGCCGGACGACGGTATGCCTACTTTGATCGCGAGGGCTGGGCGGCTGGCTGGGATATCGGCCACTACGAAGGGGAGCGCATGGTGAGCCGCTTTGGTGGCTACCACAGTTTTCGTTCGCATCTGTCGTTCCTGCCCGCACGCCGCATCGGCGTGGTGGCCGTGAGTACCGGAGACCCCGGTGCAGCGCTCACCGATGTGTTGGCAGCCTATGCCTACGACCTCGAAGCCGGCCGTGTGGACGCCGAGCAGCGCGCCACGGCGCGCCTGGACAGTGTGGTGGCACGACGCGCACAGCTGGTGCAGGCCGCGCAGGCACAGGACAGCGTGCGGCGTGTACGGCGGGCGCTGAAACTGCCCGTGCCCTTGTCCGCCTACGTGGGCCGCTATGCGTCGGCTACGCTTGGGAGTTTCGAGGTCGCGCAGGACGAACGAACACAGGAATTGCAGTATCGCTGGGGAGCAGTCCACGGCACACTCGTGCCGCAGGATACGAGTGGCGAGGCGTTCCGCATGGCGTTCGTGGGCGATGAGATGGGCCTCAGCTTCTTGCGATCGACGGACGGAGCGGTGACAGAACTGCGTCTCAACGGGCAACGCTTTGTGCGCGCGTTGCATCCAATGCGCTAA
- a CDS encoding TspO/MBR family protein → MWWLFVCYGASAIGALGTRNAPVFYAGLDLPGWAPPAWVFGPVWTVLYAMMAVSAWRVWRRRPFEGAGLSFGLFGLQLAVNSLWSWVFFAWRLGMWSVVTIVVLWALVFTVQWRFRRVDTTAANLLLPYQAWLTFAAALAWVSWQRNPGVL, encoded by the coding sequence ATGTGGTGGCTATTCGTGTGCTACGGGGCCTCGGCCATCGGCGCGCTCGGCACACGCAACGCGCCCGTTTTCTATGCTGGCCTCGACTTGCCGGGCTGGGCCCCGCCGGCCTGGGTATTCGGACCCGTGTGGACAGTGCTCTACGCCATGATGGCCGTGAGTGCGTGGCGCGTCTGGCGGCGGCGTCCGTTTGAGGGGGCGGGCCTCAGCTTCGGGCTGTTTGGCTTGCAGCTGGCCGTGAATTCGCTGTGGAGCTGGGTGTTTTTTGCCTGGCGCCTGGGGATGTGGTCGGTGGTGACCATCGTGGTGCTGTGGGCGCTGGTGTTCACGGTGCAGTGGCGCTTTCGGCGTGTCGATACGACAGCGGCCAATCTGCTGCTGCCTTACCAGGCCTGGCTGACCTTCGCCGCGGCGCTGGCGTGGGTGTCGTGGCAGCGAAACCCTGGAGTGCTGTAG
- a CDS encoding PepSY-associated TM helix domain-containing protein: MRTLRPVLFWTHLVAGVISGVVVLIMSVTGVLLTYQKQMTLWADLRGIEAGPPAPGAVRLTPDSLLALVAARESKTPSNVVWRNGADMPVEVQFGREGRQYLSAYTGEVLGTGSVGMRKVFSVATDWHRWLAMKDDGRSTGKAVTGWSNMAFLVLVLTGMVLWWPRNLTARAVQQVLWFRRGLSAKARDFNWHNVIGIWSALPLVAVVASATVISFPWASDLVYRVVGEEPPARATATANSGSAATGSREAGSRRAGSQSGDAPREEARDIPVVGDVYTMAAARMPDWRTLSLAWPKAADAPLVYSLDRGMGGEPHKRATLTISRTGDAPKWSAFGDQSLGRRTRSILRFTHTGEVLGVWGQTIAGLVSLGAVVLVYTGLALSLRRLLAWRRRSAAEPVVLDATPGAVA, from the coding sequence ATGCGTACGCTTCGCCCCGTGCTGTTCTGGACCCACCTCGTCGCCGGCGTGATTTCTGGTGTCGTTGTGCTGATCATGTCGGTCACCGGCGTGCTGCTGACCTACCAGAAGCAGATGACGCTGTGGGCGGACCTGCGGGGCATCGAAGCCGGGCCGCCGGCGCCGGGCGCTGTGCGTCTCACGCCCGATTCGTTGCTGGCGCTGGTCGCGGCGCGTGAGAGCAAGACACCCAGCAACGTGGTCTGGCGCAATGGCGCCGACATGCCGGTCGAAGTGCAGTTCGGTCGTGAAGGGCGTCAGTATCTGAGTGCCTACACGGGCGAGGTACTGGGCACAGGCAGCGTGGGCATGCGCAAGGTGTTCTCCGTGGCCACCGATTGGCACCGTTGGCTGGCCATGAAGGACGATGGCCGCAGCACGGGCAAGGCGGTCACGGGCTGGAGCAACATGGCATTTCTGGTTCTCGTGCTCACGGGCATGGTGCTCTGGTGGCCGCGCAATCTTACGGCACGTGCAGTACAGCAGGTGCTGTGGTTTCGCCGCGGGCTGTCAGCCAAGGCGCGCGACTTCAACTGGCACAACGTGATTGGCATCTGGAGTGCGCTGCCGCTGGTGGCGGTGGTGGCCAGTGCCACGGTCATCTCCTTCCCTTGGGCCAGTGACCTCGTGTATCGCGTGGTGGGCGAGGAGCCGCCGGCGCGCGCAACTGCCACGGCAAACAGCGGGAGCGCAGCGACCGGAAGCCGTGAAGCCGGCAGCCGCCGGGCCGGGAGCCAGTCTGGCGATGCACCGCGCGAAGAAGCGCGCGATATCCCGGTGGTTGGTGATGTGTATACCATGGCCGCCGCTCGCATGCCCGATTGGCGCACACTGTCGCTGGCTTGGCCGAAGGCGGCCGACGCGCCGCTCGTCTACTCGCTTGATCGTGGCATGGGCGGTGAGCCGCACAAGCGTGCTACGCTTACCATCTCGCGCACGGGCGACGCACCCAAGTGGTCGGCATTTGGTGATCAGTCGCTGGGCCGCCGTACGCGCTCCATCCTGCGCTTCACGCATACCGGTGAGGTGCTGGGCGTCTGGGGACAGACCATCGCCGGCCTCGTGTCCCTCGGCGCCGTCGTTCTGGTGTACACCGGCCTCGCCCTATCCCTGCGTCGCCTGTTGGCCTGGCGTCGGCGCAGTGCCGCGGAGCCGGTGGTCCTCGACGCTACGCCTGGCGCAGTTGCCTGA
- a CDS encoding carboxypeptidase-like regulatory domain-containing protein, with amino-acid sequence MTRPIFTFLLLPLWCLPSLAAAQGDDLPARQSPSAVAGRVLSTDGERPLAGAQILFVASGTRVLSDSNGRFHLGGVAAGRHRIRVRLLGYAPVDMEVRIAAGDTVEVDALLEPLAQRLSTVRVDSSIPEVHRRFMQEFEERRAFKTGGHFLDYEFLRKNDTRELEALLTSTIPGLKEERGIAVARRNGGMKTSCPVQVVINERFEYRGFGGGFAINKLRTQDLLAVEFHGPASTPLRYGGTSIGKEGGPQCGTLIFWTR; translated from the coding sequence ATGACGCGACCAATATTCACATTCCTCCTTCTGCCGCTGTGGTGTTTGCCGAGCCTCGCGGCGGCACAAGGCGACGATTTGCCAGCCCGCCAATCGCCCAGTGCGGTGGCGGGCCGCGTGCTGAGTACCGACGGCGAGCGTCCACTGGCCGGCGCGCAGATCCTTTTCGTCGCGTCCGGTACACGAGTACTCAGCGACAGCAACGGCCGATTCCATCTGGGCGGAGTAGCTGCCGGCCGCCACCGCATCCGCGTGCGGCTGCTTGGCTATGCCCCTGTGGACATGGAAGTACGGATTGCAGCCGGCGATACGGTGGAAGTCGATGCGCTGCTGGAGCCCCTGGCGCAGCGTCTGTCCACCGTGCGTGTGGACTCCAGTATTCCCGAGGTCCACCGCCGCTTCATGCAGGAATTCGAGGAGCGGCGAGCCTTCAAGACAGGCGGACACTTTCTCGACTACGAGTTTCTCCGCAAGAACGACACGCGTGAATTGGAGGCGTTGCTTACGTCGACCATTCCCGGACTCAAGGAGGAGCGAGGTATAGCGGTAGCACGTCGCAATGGAGGTATGAAAACCAGTTGCCCCGTCCAGGTGGTAATCAACGAGCGATTCGAGTATCGCGGATTCGGTGGCGGGTTTGCGATCAACAAATTACGGACGCAGGATCTGCTGGCCGTGGAGTTTCATGGGCCGGCGTCCACGCCGCTCAGGTACGGGGGGACCAGCATCGGCAAGGAGGGCGGACCGCAGTGCGGGACCCTGATTTTCTGGACCAGGTGA